The Microplitis demolitor isolate Queensland-Clemson2020A chromosome 8, iyMicDemo2.1a, whole genome shotgun sequence genome has a segment encoding these proteins:
- the LOC103573234 gene encoding fatty acyl-CoA reductase 1, with the protein MDDIYRRISDEEVFGEDETERSEIKEFFHGQTILLTGCTGFLGKCVVEKILRDCAGIKKLILIVRSHKVSAKERMKKYFQHEIFEKLRSYRPNFESKVCIVEGNLIEENLGVSIEDKKMLIDQVTMIYHNASNVKFATKVSDSLKCNVFGTKYMIELARECKRLVCFMYISTAYSHSYNKVIEEKCYPPPADLKMVQDIIDADEIAKNGIPPATIEETCKPWANIYTFGKSIAESLVEEFGKETSYPCIIYRPSQIISTYQEPFPGWCGNYNGPALAFVGYGLGIVHINTPIDYIQDYVPADMCANSILALTWDTVTNRKQDNRKVFVFNYASSTVNPLSLKEFENHAVPKGRDSPSIRMVGPNFLLRAPCWFLFYVFHFVLHGIPAVIADIVFMAMLRKPQAVAVFYKITLNLKAILYWGTYDWRITVTETQKMWERMNNRDRFLFYNDLRTVDWSIFGYTYWFGIKKYLLKEPLDDPPARRKYFLIQLAFHSFKILVIVYILYYLLGYWLSLISPITEFVKLKYICTSP; encoded by the exons ATGGATGATATTTATCGGCGAATAAGTGACGAAGAAGTTTTCGGTGAAGATGAAACGGAAAGAAGCGAAATAAAAGAGTTTTTTCACGGGCAGACTATACTATTGACGGGTTGCACTGGATTTTTAGGAAAATgtgttgttgaaaaaatattaagagacTGTGcgggaattaaaaaattgattttaattgtgAGATCACACAAAGTTTCAGCTAAAGAacgtatgaaaaaatattttcaacacgaa atttttgaaaaattgcgtaGTTATCgaccaaattttgaatctAAAGTATGTATAgttgaaggaaatttaattgaagaaaatttaggTGTATCTATTGAAGACAAAAAGATGTTGATAGATCAAGTGACCATGATTTATCATAATGCATCAAACGTTAAATTTGCAACAAAAGTATCAGATAGTCTCAAGTGTAATGTGTTTGGAACAAAATATATGATCGAATTGGCTAGAGAGTGCAAAAGATTAGTGTGTTTCATGTATATATCAACTGCATACTCGCACTCTTATAACAAAGTGATTGAGGAAAAATGTTACCCGCCACCAGCGGATCTTAAAATGGTCCAAGACATTATTGACGCGGATGAAATCGCTAAAAACGGTATACCGCCAGCAACTATAGAAGAGACATGTAAGCCGTGGGCTAACATCTATACGTTTGGTAAATCAATTGCTGAATCTTTAGTCGAAGAATTCGGCAAAGAAACATCTTACCCATGTATTATTTACAGACCGAGTCAAA TAATATCAACTTATCAGGAACCATTTCCCGGTTGGTGTGGTAATTACAATGGACCAGCATTGGCATTTGTTGGTTATGGATTAGGTATTGTTCACATAAATACCCCAATAGACTACATACAAGATTACGTTCCTGCTGATATGTGTGCTAATTCAATTCTTGCTCTCACATGGGATACTGTAACTAACAG aaAACAAGACAATAGAAaagtatttgtatttaattacgCTTCATCAACAGTCAACCCTTTGAGTTTAAAAGAATTCGAAAATCACGCAGTACCAAAAGGGAGAGACAGCCCATCCATTCGAATGGTTGGtccaaattttttgttacgaGCACCATGTTGGTTTCTATTTTATGTGTTTCATTTTGTATTACACGGTATACCAGCAGTAATTGCTGATATTGTATTTATGGCAATGTTACGAAAACCACA GGCTGTTGcggtattttataaaataacattgaaTTTGAAGGCAATATTATATTGGGGTACATACGATTGGCGAATAACTGTAACAGAAACTCAAAAAATGTGGGAGAGAATGAATAATCgtgatagatttttattttataatgatttacGCACTGTTGATTGGTCAATATTTGGATATACATATTGGtttggaataaaaaagtatttgttgAAAGAACCACTTGATGATCCCCCGGCCagacgaaaatattttttaatacagttaGCTTTCCatagtttcaaaattttagttattgtatatattttatattacttacTTGGTTACTGGCTAAGCCTAATTTCACCAATAACCGAATTCGTAAAGCTGAAATATATTTGTACATCGCCTTAA
- the LOC128667274 gene encoding fatty acyl-CoA reductase 1-like: MDDIYRRISDEEVFGEDETERSEIKEFFHGQTILLTGCTGFLGKCVVEKILRDCAGIKKLILIVRSHKVSAKERMKKYFQHEIFEKLRSYRSNFESKVCIVEGNLIEENLGVSIEDKKMLIDEVTMIYHNASNVKFATKISDSLKCNVFGTKYMIELARECKRLVCFMYISTAYSHSYNKVIEEKCYPPPADLKMVQDIIDADEIAKNGIPPATIEETCKPWANIYTFGKSIAESLVEEFGKETSYPCIIYRPSQIISTYQEPFPGWCGNFNGPALVFIGYGLGIIHIKPPIDCIQDYVPADMCANSILALTWDTVTNKKQDNGKVFIFNYASSTVKPLRFTEFENYTVPKGRDSPSIRMVGPNFLLRAPCWFLFYVFHFVLHGIPAVIADIVFMAMLRKPQAVAVFYKITLNLKTLLYWGTYDWRITVTETQKMWERMNHRDRFLFYNDLRTINWNAFGYTYWFGIKKYLLKEPLDDPPARRKYSFMWLAFNSFKILVIVCILYYLLGYWLSLISPITEFVKLKYICHM; the protein is encoded by the exons ATGGATGATATTTATCGGCGAATAAGTGACGAAGAAGTTTTCGGTGAAGATGAAACGGAAAGAAGCGAAATAAAAGAGTTTTTTCACGGGCAGACTATACTACTGACGGGTTGCACTGGATTTTTAGGAAAATgtgttgttgaaaaaatattaagagatTGTGcgggaattaaaaaattgattttaattgtgAGATCACACAAAGTTTCAGCTAAAGAacgtatgaaaaaatattttcaacacgaa atttttgaaaaattgcgtaGTTAtcgatcaaattttgaatctaaAGTATGTATAgttgaaggaaatttaattgaagaaaatttaggTGTGTCCATTGAAGATAAGAAAATGTTAATAGATGAAGTGACCATGATTTATCATAATGCATCAAACGTTAAATTTGCAACAAAAATATCAGATAGTCTCAAGTGTAATGTGTTCGGAACAAAATATATGATCGAATTGGCTAGAGAGTGCAAAAGATTAGTGTGTTTCATGTATATATCAACTGCATACTCGCACTCTTATAACAAAGTGATTGAGGAAAAATGTTACCCGCCACCAGCGGATCTTAAAATGGTCCAAGACATTATTGACGCGGATGAAATCGCTAAAAACGGTATACCGCCAGCAACTATAGAAGAGACATGTAAGCCGTGGGCTAACATCTATACGTTTGGTAAATCAATTGCTGAATCTTTAGTCGAAGAATTCGGCAAAGAAACATCTTACCCATGTATTATTTACAGACCGAGTCAAA TAATATCAACTTATCAGGAACCATTTCCCGGTTGGTGTGGTAATTTCAATGGACCAGCATTGGTATTTATTGGTTATGGATTAGGTATTATTCACATAAAACCCCCAATAGACTGCATACAAGATTACGTTCCTGCTGATATGTGTGCTAATTCAATTCTTGCTCTCACATGGGATACTGTAACGAATAA AAAACAAGACAATGgaaaagtatttatatttaattacgcTTCATCAACAGTCAAACCTTTAAGATTTacagaatttgaaaattacacAGTACCAAAAGGGAGAGACAGCCCATCCATTCGAATGGTTGGtccaaattttttgttacgaGCACCATGTTGGTTTCTATTTTATGTGTTTCATTTTGTATTACACGGTATACCAGCAGTAATTGCTGATATTGTATTTATGGCAATGTTACGAAAACCACA GGCTGTTGcggtattttataaaataacattgaaTTTGAAGACGTTATTATATTGGGGTACATACGATTGGCGGATAACTGTGACAGAAACTCAAAAAATGTGGGAGAGAATGAATCATCGagacagatttttattttataatgatttacGCACTATTAATTGGAATGCGTTTGGATATACATATTGGtttggaataaaaaagtatttgttgAAAGAACCACTTGATGATCCCCCGGCCAGACgaaaatattcttttatgTGGTTAGcgtttaatagttttaaaattttagttattgtatgtattttatattacttacTTGGTTACTGGCTAAGCCTAATTTCACCAATAACCGAATTCGTAAAGCTGAAATATATTTGTCATATGTAA